A stretch of the Archangium violaceum genome encodes the following:
- a CDS encoding DUF2169 family type VI secretion system accessory protein, with product MWVLQNKTPYAAERTWVRDKDGHHVWVIALKATFDLDGTGQLRLSDVQEPPLPEPVYWGEPGRSSLRYEAELVPPKPHTDVLINACAYAPGGRPAPSVEVAVRIHDVDKMLVVHGERFYTRGLTGVKPSSPKPFISQPILYEWAWGGTDTRDADASKHVGDLRNPVGRGMASRDAHLVDQPAHRIEYLRGKPAEPGPAGFGPIASHWSPRLELAGTYDEAWRKTRHPLLPRDYDERSALCAPVDQRPSRRLVGGEKMALVHLTPLGSLHFTLPRLHFGFTTYFGAIRRFHEATLGTVVIEPELRKVRMIYQTGLRVGPRETDQLDFTVITLRTD from the coding sequence ATGTGGGTACTTCAAAACAAGACACCGTATGCCGCTGAACGGACGTGGGTCCGCGACAAGGACGGCCACCACGTCTGGGTCATCGCGCTCAAGGCGACCTTTGACCTCGACGGCACGGGCCAGCTCCGTCTCTCGGACGTGCAGGAACCTCCCCTGCCGGAGCCCGTCTACTGGGGAGAGCCTGGCCGCTCCAGCCTGCGTTATGAGGCCGAGCTCGTCCCGCCCAAGCCCCACACCGACGTCCTCATCAACGCCTGCGCCTACGCGCCCGGAGGGCGGCCCGCCCCCAGCGTCGAGGTGGCCGTCCGCATCCACGACGTGGACAAGATGCTGGTGGTCCACGGTGAGCGCTTCTATACGCGGGGACTGACGGGCGTGAAGCCGTCGTCCCCCAAACCCTTCATCAGCCAGCCCATCCTCTACGAATGGGCCTGGGGAGGGACCGATACACGCGACGCGGACGCAAGCAAGCACGTCGGCGATTTGCGCAACCCGGTGGGCCGCGGGATGGCCAGCCGTGATGCGCACCTCGTGGACCAGCCCGCGCACCGCATCGAATACCTGCGAGGCAAGCCGGCGGAACCAGGCCCGGCCGGATTCGGCCCCATAGCCAGTCACTGGTCGCCGCGACTGGAGCTGGCCGGGACTTACGACGAGGCATGGCGGAAGACGAGACACCCGCTGCTGCCACGCGACTACGACGAGCGCTCCGCCCTCTGCGCGCCTGTCGACCAGCGGCCGTCGCGCCGTCTCGTAGGCGGAGAGAAGATGGCCCTGGTACATCTCACGCCTCTGGGCTCGCTCCACTTCACGCTGCCACGTCTGCATTTCGGCTTCACCACCTACTTCGGGGCCATCCGGCGCTTCCATGAAGCCACCCTGGGCACGGTGGTCATCGAGCCTGAGCTGAGGAAGGTGCGCATGATTTATCAGACCGGATTGAGAGTCGGCCCGCGAGAGACCGACCAGCTCGACTTCACAGTCATTACATTGAGGACGGATTGA
- a CDS encoding MDR/zinc-dependent alcohol dehydrogenase-like family protein produces the protein MSNATMAAAVIAGPKGARVERVARPEPGPNTVRVKLEGCGLCGSNLPVWEGREWFKYPMQPGAPGHEGWGVIDAVGSGVTGFKVGDRVATLSSAAYAEYDVVNTDSAVLLPPSLAGKPFPGEPLGCAMNIFRRSDIQPGQTVAIIGIGFLGALVTRLAANAGARVIAISRRPYALELARAYGATECIPMDDHHKIIDRVKSLTNGAFCERVIEVVGEQWPLDLAGELTRERGKLIVAGYHQDGPRQVNMWLWNWRGLDVINAHERDPKVYVEGIRMAVDAVASGKLDPFPLFTHRFGLDELNKAFETMRSRPEGFLKALITV, from the coding sequence ATGTCGAACGCGACGATGGCTGCGGCGGTGATCGCCGGGCCGAAGGGCGCGCGGGTCGAGCGCGTGGCGCGGCCCGAGCCGGGTCCGAACACCGTACGCGTGAAGCTCGAGGGCTGCGGGTTGTGCGGTTCCAACCTGCCCGTCTGGGAAGGTCGCGAGTGGTTCAAGTACCCGATGCAGCCCGGTGCCCCCGGTCACGAGGGCTGGGGTGTGATCGACGCCGTGGGCAGCGGCGTCACCGGCTTCAAGGTGGGCGATCGCGTGGCCACCCTGTCCTCGGCGGCCTATGCCGAGTACGACGTGGTGAACACGGACTCGGCGGTGTTGCTGCCGCCGTCGCTCGCGGGGAAGCCCTTCCCGGGTGAGCCGCTCGGCTGCGCGATGAACATCTTCCGCCGCAGCGACATCCAGCCCGGACAGACGGTGGCCATCATCGGTATCGGCTTCCTCGGGGCACTGGTGACGCGGCTGGCGGCGAACGCCGGGGCGCGGGTCATCGCCATCTCCCGTCGGCCCTATGCGCTCGAGCTGGCCCGCGCGTACGGCGCCACCGAGTGCATCCCGATGGATGACCACCACAAGATCATCGATCGCGTGAAGTCGCTCACGAATGGCGCCTTCTGCGAGCGGGTCATCGAGGTGGTCGGCGAGCAGTGGCCGCTCGACCTGGCTGGCGAGCTCACGCGCGAGCGCGGCAAGCTCATCGTCGCGGGCTACCACCAGGACGGGCCGCGCCAGGTGAACATGTGGCTATGGAACTGGCGCGGGCTGGACGTCATCAACGCGCACGAGCGTGACCCCAAGGTCTACGTCGAGGGCATCCGTATGGCGGTCGACGCGGTGGCCTCCGGCAAGCTGGACCCGTTCCCGCTGTTCACGCACCGCTTCGGGTTGGACGAGCTCAACAAGGCCTTCGAGACGATGCGCAGCCGTCCCGAGGGCTTCCTCAAGGCGCTCATCACGGTATGA
- a CDS encoding Gfo/Idh/MocA family protein gives MNGHSIQKTAPRPRLGFLGVGWIGRNRMEAIAQSEMAQVVGIADPVPTAAEEAQKLVPGSQRVDSLDALLELGLDGLVIATPSAFHAEQSVRALERGVAVFCQKPLGRSAEETKRVVDAARAADRLLGVDLSYRFTTGMRQLRERIQGGALGDIYAVNLVFHNAYGPDKAWFYDPKLAGGGCVMDLGIHLVDLAFWVLGFPEVRRVSSQLFAQGRSLGKRGEAVEDYAAAQLELSSGTAVQLACSWKLPAGCDAVIEASFYGTKGGAAFRNVNGSFYDFTADLFWGTRRERLADPPDAWGGRAAVDWATRLAHGARFDPESERLVQVAGALDRIYG, from the coding sequence ATGAACGGACACTCCATTCAGAAGACAGCGCCCCGTCCGAGGCTCGGCTTCCTCGGCGTGGGTTGGATTGGCCGCAACCGCATGGAGGCCATCGCCCAGAGCGAGATGGCCCAGGTGGTGGGCATCGCGGACCCGGTGCCGACGGCGGCCGAGGAGGCGCAGAAGCTCGTGCCGGGCAGCCAGCGGGTGGACTCGCTCGACGCGCTGCTCGAGCTGGGGCTCGACGGACTGGTCATCGCCACGCCCAGTGCGTTCCACGCGGAGCAGTCCGTGCGGGCGCTGGAGCGCGGGGTGGCGGTGTTCTGCCAGAAGCCCCTCGGCCGCTCGGCGGAGGAGACGAAGCGCGTGGTGGACGCCGCGAGGGCCGCGGATCGGCTCCTGGGCGTGGACCTCAGCTACCGCTTCACCACGGGAATGCGGCAGCTGCGCGAGCGCATCCAGGGCGGCGCGCTGGGTGACATCTACGCGGTGAACCTCGTCTTCCACAATGCCTACGGCCCGGACAAGGCGTGGTTCTACGATCCGAAGCTCGCGGGCGGCGGGTGCGTGATGGACCTGGGCATCCACCTGGTCGACCTGGCCTTCTGGGTGCTGGGCTTCCCCGAGGTGCGCCGCGTGTCGAGCCAGCTCTTCGCCCAGGGCCGCTCGCTGGGCAAGCGCGGTGAGGCCGTGGAGGACTACGCCGCCGCGCAGTTGGAGCTCTCCAGCGGCACGGCCGTGCAGCTCGCGTGCTCGTGGAAGCTGCCCGCCGGGTGCGATGCCGTCATCGAGGCCTCGTTCTATGGAACGAAGGGCGGCGCCGCGTTCCGCAACGTGAACGGCTCGTTCTACGACTTCACGGCGGACCTGTTCTGGGGCACCCGGCGTGAGCGCCTCGCGGATCCGCCGGATGCATGGGGAGGCCGGGCCGCGGTGGACTGGGCCACGCGCCTGGCCCATGGGGCCCGCTTCGATCCGGAGTCCGAGCGTCTCGTCCAGGTGGCGGGCGCGCTCGATCGCATCTACGGCTGA
- a CDS encoding UDP-glucuronic acid decarboxylase family protein, whose product MNRIHGKRAVVLGGAGFLGSHLCERLLADGASEVISVDNFVTGDERNLAGLRMNKRFVSLHHDITEPFSFDGPVDFVFNMASPASPIDYAQLPIETLRVGSLGTENGLELAHQKDAVFLQASTSEIYGDPLVHPQREDYWGNVNSVGPRSCYDEAKRYGEAIVAAYQRVHRVRTRIVRIFNTYGPRMRLNDGRVVPAFVGQALRGEDFTIFGDGSQTRSFCYVSDLIDGIVRLALSDVEEPVNIGNPREMTILQFAEAVREAMGGNSRITFKPLPKDDPKQRQPDITRARTLLGWEPRVGLEDGLRETISYFRSVAERPSHTRQSEPLTDAGPAL is encoded by the coding sequence ATGAATCGAATCCATGGGAAACGGGCGGTCGTTCTGGGCGGAGCGGGCTTTCTCGGATCTCACCTGTGCGAGCGGCTGCTCGCGGATGGGGCCTCCGAGGTCATCAGTGTCGACAACTTCGTCACCGGCGATGAGCGCAACCTCGCCGGTCTCCGGATGAACAAGCGCTTCGTGTCGTTGCACCACGACATCACCGAGCCCTTCAGCTTCGACGGGCCCGTGGACTTCGTCTTCAACATGGCCTCGCCGGCCTCCCCCATCGACTACGCGCAGCTGCCCATCGAGACGCTGCGGGTGGGCTCGCTCGGCACCGAGAACGGGCTCGAGCTGGCGCACCAGAAGGACGCGGTGTTCCTCCAGGCCTCCACCTCCGAAATCTATGGAGACCCGCTGGTGCACCCGCAGCGCGAGGACTACTGGGGCAACGTGAACAGCGTCGGCCCGCGCTCCTGCTACGACGAGGCCAAGCGTTACGGGGAGGCCATCGTGGCGGCGTACCAGCGCGTGCACCGGGTCCGCACGCGCATCGTGCGCATCTTCAACACCTACGGGCCGCGCATGCGCCTCAATGACGGGCGCGTGGTGCCCGCCTTCGTGGGCCAGGCGCTCCGGGGCGAGGACTTCACCATCTTCGGAGACGGGAGCCAGACGCGCTCGTTCTGCTACGTGTCGGATCTCATCGACGGCATCGTGCGGCTGGCGCTGTCGGACGTGGAGGAGCCGGTCAACATCGGCAACCCGCGCGAGATGACCATCCTCCAGTTCGCGGAGGCGGTGCGCGAGGCCATGGGAGGCAACAGCCGCATCACCTTCAAGCCGCTACCCAAGGACGATCCCAAGCAGCGCCAGCCGGACATCACCCGGGCGCGCACGCTGCTCGGCTGGGAACCCCGGGTGGGGCTCGAGGACGGTCTGCGGGAGACGATCTCCTATTTCCGCAGCGTGGCCGAGCGCCCGAGCCACACGCGCCAGTCCGAGCCACTGACGGACGCGGGCCCCGCCCTCTGA
- a CDS encoding PAAR-like domain-containing protein yields MTKVTVNSPRTPVTKGSSGVAAATLPNVCKMPGPPAPFVPTPLPNIGKSGDSPQGYSKTVTIDGNPVAITGASFGSQGDMASKGTGGGLISSNTHGPTKFLGPGSMNVRIEGKNVQLLGDPMLNNCGPSGSPANAATMTGIIQASGVMAVIYGDDIPCGLCGKTHPLEAGEETQTAIAALFERVQKALDAQKQQILQRSKLAKEKNQKERLLDQLEEKNTEENRKKGKGPNPKQREELATLPGEISALGAQIDALDDFFKASAVLRYSRNSGSYTKGYMIGVMVCECTGRKLAACSGKAPPGFMEAVELWVLRVQVPPWVQGSRRKTGTVPPSRSWKSMEDTNPNSSLSGCSIRRSKASSLTGVPGLSSRSEWKTWVARNYPNQRSASRHSKMARTFRRARTARKSFRQCTARPTALVRESKMRAFVEFVEKYRPGFSQEIVPADRHDIAILEKHAGPLPGAYRRFLETMGASMGDLELAEASFSIEGALNVYSLSWMRGGRYIPVAGDNGPSSFDWFLDRSNPHGPDDCLVVRRALEKNYPPEASSPKYVGLEEFLYYEAFKELRLPQLPFRRKFSSPEDVKAAAEYRSDAITKLAEERGFMRISPVEHCALYERGDAALLLYRHPTRPTFSFILGCEDSAEMERLARDFEARTGLKGIVTR; encoded by the coding sequence ATGACCAAGGTCACCGTCAATTCCCCGAGGACGCCCGTCACCAAGGGCAGCTCGGGCGTCGCCGCGGCCACGCTGCCCAACGTCTGCAAGATGCCGGGCCCGCCGGCCCCTTTCGTGCCCACGCCATTGCCGAATATCGGCAAGAGCGGCGACTCCCCCCAGGGCTACTCCAAGACGGTGACCATCGATGGGAACCCCGTCGCCATCACCGGCGCCAGCTTTGGCAGCCAGGGCGACATGGCCAGCAAGGGCACGGGGGGAGGTCTCATCTCCAGCAATACCCATGGCCCCACGAAGTTCCTTGGCCCCGGCTCGATGAACGTCAGAATCGAGGGCAAGAACGTGCAGTTGCTGGGTGATCCCATGCTCAACAACTGCGGCCCCTCGGGCAGTCCCGCCAATGCCGCCACGATGACCGGCATCATCCAGGCCTCCGGGGTGATGGCGGTCATCTACGGTGACGACATTCCGTGCGGGCTCTGCGGGAAGACGCACCCGCTGGAAGCCGGTGAGGAGACGCAGACGGCGATTGCTGCCCTGTTTGAGCGAGTGCAGAAGGCTCTCGACGCACAAAAGCAGCAAATTCTCCAGCGCAGCAAGCTCGCCAAGGAGAAGAATCAGAAGGAGAGACTCCTTGACCAGTTAGAGGAGAAGAACACGGAGGAGAATAGGAAAAAAGGAAAGGGGCCAAACCCCAAGCAAAGAGAAGAGTTGGCGACGTTGCCGGGCGAGATCTCAGCTCTGGGAGCGCAGATTGATGCTCTTGACGATTTCTTCAAGGCAAGTGCCGTGCTTCGATACAGTCGAAACAGTGGCTCCTACACCAAAGGATATATGATTGGTGTCATGGTTTGCGAATGCACGGGTAGGAAGCTCGCGGCGTGCTCAGGCAAAGCGCCTCCAGGCTTCATGGAGGCCGTTGAGCTGTGGGTTTTGCGTGTGCAAGTCCCTCCGTGGGTTCAGGGGTCGAGAAGGAAGACTGGGACTGTGCCGCCAAGCAGATCATGGAAAAGCATGGAGGACACAAACCCAAACAGCTCATTGAGCGGCTGTTCTATCCGGCGGTCGAAGGCCTCAAGCCTGACAGGGGTCCCAGGATTAAGTTCAAGGTCCGAATGGAAGACCTGGGTAGCAAGAAACTATCCGAACCAGAGGAGCGCGAGCAGACATTCGAAAATGGCGAGAACGTTCCGTCGTGCTCGGACTGCCAGGAAAAGCTTCCGGCAATGTACTGCAAGACCAACTGCCCTGGTTCGGGAGTCTAAAATGAGAGCATTCGTCGAGTTCGTTGAAAAATACCGCCCCGGTTTCTCCCAGGAGATTGTCCCGGCGGACAGGCATGATATTGCGATTCTGGAAAAGCATGCGGGTCCCCTTCCAGGTGCCTACCGTCGTTTCCTGGAGACAATGGGGGCAAGCATGGGTGACCTTGAACTTGCCGAGGCCTCCTTCTCCATTGAAGGAGCCCTCAATGTCTATAGCTTGTCCTGGATGCGCGGTGGGCGGTACATCCCTGTGGCTGGAGACAATGGGCCCTCCAGCTTCGATTGGTTCCTTGATCGTTCGAATCCTCATGGACCCGATGACTGCCTGGTGGTCCGAAGGGCACTGGAGAAGAACTACCCCCCGGAAGCCAGTTCTCCCAAGTACGTGGGGCTGGAGGAATTTCTCTACTACGAAGCCTTCAAGGAGCTTCGCCTGCCACAGTTGCCCTTCCGGCGGAAGTTCTCCTCACCGGAGGACGTCAAGGCTGCGGCCGAATACCGCTCGGATGCAATAACGAAGCTGGCGGAAGAGAGGGGCTTCATGCGCATTTCGCCCGTCGAGCACTGCGCGCTGTACGAGCGAGGAGACGCCGCGCTGCTACTCTACCGACACCCAACGCGGCCCACCTTCTCATTCATTCTGGGCTGCGAAGATTCGGCGGAGATGGAGCGACTGGCCCGGGATTTCGAGGCGCGAACGGGACTGAAGGGCATCGTCACGAGGTAG
- a CDS encoding cellulase family glycosylhydrolase, producing MPPRPFIRLVPLALLALVACAVPRTLPAPSQGALPEVERLARFEVGFELPERTRHPDDVSIEARFTAPSGQVVTVGGFAVAGGGFRVRFTPRETGEYRYVIQADGGSGPREVSSGGFRVRPSDRRGFVRRGTGSAHQLAWEDGGPFIPLGENRFNVYDPTWNYNQLPAPEYVAYMASHGMNTLRVFIFTDCEREEPQPGPQPGCLEPQVGRFDPEVAAQYDAILEAAEKHGIYVILTLFAVGFTPGETWKSWEDNPYSTARGGPAETPLDFFERPDIRALAERKLRYVLDRYGYSPHLLAVDLLNEPEWDGNNGEEFWVPWGEHMAEVWHAADPYGHLVTLGSVGLHWNEDGDERPWYSSPRNDILQWHLYGKEYYEVHALAAEFSRKVAESWGYGKPVLCGEFGYGGDDPQTYDHTHVGIWSAIFSGAGVLAHSAPPFTADSDVMMTPGRGQHFRVLSDFLSRLSWSPPLHPQLAPLATPEGTRAWVLGRSGYWALWVLGAETGYGSPVRDATVRMGVPSGKYRVSWWNDVTGEQLATEELTARQGGLVLRLPGFVRHVAGVVEALPAVP from the coding sequence ATGCCTCCTCGCCCGTTCATCCGGTTGGTTCCTCTCGCGCTCCTGGCCCTGGTGGCCTGCGCCGTACCTCGCACGCTGCCTGCTCCTTCCCAGGGGGCGCTTCCCGAAGTGGAGCGCCTCGCGCGCTTCGAGGTGGGCTTCGAGCTGCCGGAGCGCACGCGTCACCCGGATGATGTGTCCATCGAGGCCCGCTTCACCGCGCCCTCCGGTCAGGTCGTGACAGTGGGGGGCTTCGCCGTCGCAGGGGGAGGCTTCCGCGTGCGCTTCACCCCTCGCGAGACGGGTGAATACCGTTACGTCATCCAGGCGGATGGCGGCTCCGGCCCGCGTGAGGTGTCCTCGGGAGGCTTCCGGGTGCGGCCGAGTGACCGGCGGGGCTTCGTGCGCCGTGGAACCGGCTCCGCGCACCAGCTCGCGTGGGAGGACGGCGGACCCTTCATTCCGCTCGGGGAGAACCGCTTCAACGTCTACGACCCGACGTGGAACTACAACCAGCTCCCGGCACCCGAGTATGTGGCCTACATGGCCAGCCACGGGATGAACACGCTGCGCGTCTTCATCTTCACCGACTGCGAGCGCGAGGAGCCCCAGCCGGGGCCGCAGCCGGGTTGTCTGGAGCCCCAGGTCGGCCGCTTCGACCCGGAGGTGGCCGCGCAATACGACGCCATCCTGGAGGCCGCGGAGAAGCACGGCATCTACGTCATCCTCACGCTCTTCGCCGTCGGCTTCACACCCGGCGAGACGTGGAAGAGCTGGGAGGACAATCCCTATAGCACCGCGCGAGGAGGCCCCGCGGAGACTCCCCTCGACTTCTTCGAGCGTCCGGACATCCGCGCGCTCGCGGAACGCAAGCTGCGCTACGTGCTCGACCGGTACGGCTACTCACCGCACCTGCTCGCCGTGGATCTCCTCAACGAGCCGGAGTGGGACGGCAACAACGGAGAGGAGTTCTGGGTTCCCTGGGGCGAGCACATGGCGGAGGTGTGGCACGCCGCGGACCCGTACGGCCACCTCGTCACACTGGGTTCGGTGGGGCTGCACTGGAACGAGGATGGGGACGAGCGCCCCTGGTACTCCAGCCCGCGCAACGACATCCTGCAGTGGCACCTCTACGGCAAGGAGTACTACGAGGTCCACGCGCTGGCGGCCGAGTTCTCTCGCAAGGTCGCCGAGAGCTGGGGTTACGGCAAACCCGTCCTCTGTGGCGAGTTCGGTTACGGCGGGGATGATCCCCAGACGTACGACCACACCCACGTGGGCATCTGGAGCGCCATCTTCTCGGGAGCGGGAGTGCTGGCGCACAGCGCGCCGCCGTTCACCGCCGACTCGGACGTGATGATGACGCCCGGGCGGGGCCAGCACTTCCGGGTGCTGTCGGACTTCCTGTCGAGGCTGTCCTGGTCGCCGCCGCTCCACCCGCAGCTCGCCCCGCTCGCGACACCCGAGGGGACCCGGGCCTGGGTGCTCGGGCGCTCCGGTTACTGGGCGCTGTGGGTCCTGGGTGCGGAGACGGGCTACGGCTCCCCGGTGCGGGACGCCACCGTGCGAATGGGGGTGCCCTCCGGGAAGTACCGCGTCTCCTGGTGGAACGACGTGACGGGCGAGCAGCTCGCGACGGAGGAGCTGACGGCGCGGCAGGGAGGCCTCGTGCTTCGCCTGCCCGGCTTCGTGCGGCACGTGGCGGGCGTGGTGGAGGCCCTGCCCGCCGTGCCTTGA